The following proteins are encoded in a genomic region of Leishmania major strain Friedlin complete genome, chromosome 25:
- a CDS encoding putative elongation factor — translation MRRFFASSLCVSAALARWMHTRDDVRNIAVIAHVDHGKTTLVDSMLSQSGTVANAHNRVMDSKDQERERGITILAKNTAILLDNGKRRINIVDTPGHLDFSGEVERALQMVEGIILLVDAKEGVRPGTRYVLRKALSLHLRPIVCLNKIDKDDLNIAKTEQAVEDLFLEAAEDENQLDMKFLYGSGRSGYMNEDPKKEGTLTPLFDTIFSTVPAPKTDDDQALQMLVAQVDEDEKNNTKLAIGRIYNGTVQTGDVVTVALEDKQTDALVKSIHLYCGVQKMPVTSASYGDICILELQEPIGIKVPLKIGGTIGKQGAVKLFPYKKPDDPTYSLVLQESEASWKGKEAAESMGNITAIQRRLDREAMVNTALQLKSLNAKQITMYGRGPLHLSVIIEDMRREGYEFEIQAPRVLTRVIDGVECEPFERLLLEFKDNLVSAVVSFLSSKMGEIGEIEPLSNGRVLMECVMPVRLMSNVPLKFHTLTGGDGVMNHHFDSYRPMAAIETERDTGALISVDNGEVTDWSLSGFSTQGRFFVLPGDQVHYGQIVGENQKTALQNLGVNVCKRNEQLGGMRANANDKANSKRGAYSAARYNFEDCVAWVTDDELVTVTPKSIRMRKPGFNGKTSMRSLRKK, via the coding sequence ATGCGCCGATTTTTCGCgtcttctctgtgcgtctcggcggcgctggcgcgatGGATGCACACGCGGGATGACGTGCGCAACATCGCGGTTATCGCCCACGTGGATCACGGCAAGACGACCCTCGTGGACAGCATGCTGAGTCAGTCCGGCACCGTGGCGAACGCGCACAATCGCGTGATGGACAGCAAGGATCAGGAGAGGGAGCGCGGCATCACTATCTTGGCCAAGAATACGGCCATCCTCCTGGACAATGGAAAGCGTCGCATCAACATTGTGGACACACCTGGTCACCTGGACTTCTCTGGCGAGGTGgagcgtgcgctgcagaTGGTCGAGGGCATTATCCTCTTGGTGGATGCGAAGGAGGGTGTACGTCCTGGCACGCGCTACGTCCTGCGCAAGGCCCTTTCTCTCCACCTGCGACCTATTGTATGTCTCAACAAGATCGACAAAGACGACCTCAACATTGCCAAGACGGAACAGGCCGTCGAGGACTTGTTCCTGGAAGCAGCAGAAGATGAGAACCAGCTGGATATGAAGTTCTTGTACGGTTCTGGGCGCAGCGGGTACATGAACGAGGATCCCAAGAAGGAGGGCACGCTGACGCCGCTCTTCGACACCATCTTCAGCACAGTGCCTGCACCCAAGACGGATGACGATCAAGCCCTGCAGATGCTAGTCGCCCAGGTGGACGAAGACGAGAAGAACAACACGAAGCTCGCGATTGGTCGCATCTACAACGGCACCGTGCAGACCGGCGACGTCGTCACGGTGGCGCTCGAGGACAAGCAAACGGACGCCTTGGTCAAGTCCATTCACCTCTACTGTGGTGTGCAGAAGATGCCGGTGACGAGCGCCAGCTACGGTGACATCTGCATCCTCGAGCTACAGGAGCCGATCGGGATAAAGGTGCCGCTAAAGATTGGTGGCACGATCGGCAAGCAGGGCGCGGTGAAATTGTTCCCGTACAAGAAACCTGATGACCCAACGTACAGCCTTGTCCTGCAAGAGAGTGAGGCTAGCTGGAAGggcaaggaggcggcggagtctATGGGAAATATCACCGCCATCCAGCGCCGGCTCGACCGGGAGGCAATGGTGAACACTGCTCTGCAGCTCAAGAGTCTTAACGCCAAACAGATCACTATGTACGGCCGCGGCCCGCTGCATCTGTCCGTCATCATCGAAGACATGCGGCGCGAAGGGTACGAGTTCGAGATCCAGGCACCGCGGGTGCTCACGCGCGTGATCGACGGGGTGGAGTGCGAGCCGTtcgagcggctgctgctggagttCAAAGACAACCTGGTGTCTGCCGTCGTTTCGTTTTTGAGCTCCAAGATGGGCGAAATCGGCGAGATCGAGCCGCTCTCAAACGGGCGCGTCCTCATGGAGTGCGTGATGCCGGTGCGTCTCATGTCGAATGTGCCGCTGAAGTTCCACACCCTCACTGGTGGTGACGGTGTAATGAACCATCACTTCGACTCGTACCGTCCCATGGCCGCCATCGAAACGGAGCGGGACACGGGTGCTCTTATATCCGTAGACAACGGTGAGGTGACGGACTGGTCGCTCTCCGGCTTCAGCACGCAGGGACGCTTCTTTGTCCTCCCTGGCGACCAGGTGCATTACGGCCAGATCGTCGGTGAGAACCAGAAGACAGCGCTGCAGAACCTGGGCGTGAACGTGTGCAAGCGCAACGAGCAGCTTGGCGGGATGCGGGCCAACGCCAACGACAAGGCGAACAGCAAAAGGGGCGCCTACAGCGCGGCACGCTACAACTTCGAGGACTGCGTCGCGTGGGTCACGGATGATGAGCTAGTTACCGTGACGCCCAAGTCGATTCGCATGCGCAAGCCGGGCTTCAACGGCAAGACTAGCATGCGCTCTCTAAGGAAGAAGTGA